In Tachyglossus aculeatus isolate mTacAcu1 chromosome 10, mTacAcu1.pri, whole genome shotgun sequence, the following proteins share a genomic window:
- the FTL gene encoding ferritin light chain: MTSQIRQNFAPEAEAGVNRLVNLHLRASYTYLSLGYYFDRDDVALAGVSRFFREQAEEKREGAERLLKLQNRRGGRAVLQDIQKPVQDEWGRSLDAMEAALALEKGLNQALLELHAVATTHADPHLCDFLETHFLESEVKTLKMLGDHVTNLRRLKAPEEGLGEYLFERLTLKHD; this comes from the exons ATGACTTCCCAGATCCGCCAGAACTTCGCCCCCGAGGCCGAGGCCGGGGTCAACCGCCTGGTCAACCTGCACCTGCGGGCTTCGTATACCTACCTGAGCTTg ggcTACTACTTCGACCGGGATGATGTGGCCCTGGCCGGGGTCTCCCGCTTCTTCCGCGAGCAAGCGGAGGAGAAACGGGAGGGGGCCGAGCGTCTCCTCAAGCTCCAGAACCGCAGGGGCGGCCGGGCTGTGCTGCAGGATATCCag AAACCGGTCCAGGACGAGTGGGGCCGCAGCCTGGATGCCATGGAGGCTGCCCTGGCCCTGGAGAAGGGGCTGAACCAAGCTCTACTGGAGCTGCATGCTGTTGCGACAACTCACGCGGATCCCCAT ctctgtgacttcctgGAGACCCAtttcctggagtcagaggtcaagactCTGAAGATGCTGGGTGACCACGTGACCAACCTGCGTCGCCTGAAGGCTCCAGAGGAGGGTCTGGGAGAATACCTGTTCGAGAGACTCACCCTCAAACACGACTGA